In Sulfurimonas sp. C5, a single genomic region encodes these proteins:
- a CDS encoding type II secretion system protein, translated as MKKAFTMLELIFVIIVMGILAAVILPRMERDPVREAAIQLVSHLRYTQHLALVDDKYDASNNQWYKGRWQLSFINSANTNNQESYTIFSDSDNNGNANLENEIATNPQDKSKKLTGGDSAINYNDPEATTSVNLGRNYGIANIALTASCKDNGSERIAFDHLGRPLKGDLSTYNSPYPAGKLMTADCNITLTGNTGSVIITIAHETGYPYIAN; from the coding sequence ATGAAAAAAGCTTTTACTATGTTAGAATTAATTTTTGTAATCATTGTTATGGGTATTTTAGCAGCTGTTATATTACCAAGAATGGAACGTGATCCTGTACGTGAAGCTGCAATACAATTAGTTTCGCATTTACGTTACACGCAACATTTAGCTTTAGTTGATGACAAGTATGATGCAAGTAATAATCAATGGTATAAAGGTAGATGGCAGTTAAGCTTTATAAACTCTGCCAATACAAACAATCAAGAAAGTTATACAATATTTTCTGATAGTGACAATAATGGAAATGCAAATTTAGAAAATGAAATTGCAACAAATCCTCAAGATAAATCAAAAAAATTAACAGGTGGGGATAGTGCAATCAACTATAATGATCCTGAAGCAACAACAAGTGTGAACTTAGGAAGAAATTATGGTATTGCAAATATTGCGTTAACTGCTTCTTGTAAAGATAACGGAAGTGAAAGAATAGCATTTGATCATCTTGGTAGACCTCTCAAAGGTGATTTGTCTACTTATAACTCTCCATATCCGGCAGGAAAACTTATGACAGCTGATTGTAATATTACCTTAACAGGAAATACTGGAAGTGTAATAATAACTATTGCTCATGAAACAGGTTATCCATATATAGCAAATTAG
- a CDS encoding citrate/2-methylcitrate synthase, translating into MAQLFTKDTQAIFWNNNSTAIQRMLDYDYTIKREKPSVAAIVAPTASGKFEKFFWGADEVMIPTYKTTAEAKAAQPQADVLLNFASFRTAYDVTMEALEIGGFKSIMITAEGIPERLARKMNQTARDAGVIVIGPATVGGISPGAFKIANVGGTIENIVNSKLHRAGSCGLVTRSGGLFNELSNIIAINADGIAEGVAIGGDRFVGSVFIDNLLRMQDNPEVKYMILLGEVGGTEEYKVIEAVKSGKITKPIIAWCIGTIAKYYDSGVQFGHAGASANAAAETAEAKNKAMAEAGIYVPATFNDLPAKIAEVYGKLKAEGVIKDIAEPEMNVVPKVRRSKQFICTISDDRGEEATYAGFPISSVALPSTGKGIGDVISLLWFKKQYPKWATDFIETVIKTVADHGPAVSGAHNAKVTARAGKSVVESLVTGLLTIGPRFGGAIDGAAEHFKYADDNGLTPAEFLNHMKKLGIPIPGIGHRIKSLKNPDLRVKGLMDYAAENFPKTPLLDYARTVEALTTSKKENLILNVDGTIGILMVDMWRALGYPEEEINEFIASGTLNAFFIAGRTIGFIGHVLDEKRLAMPMYRHPMDDILYDVQKAEEI; encoded by the coding sequence GAGAAAAACCATCAGTAGCTGCTATCGTAGCACCAACTGCTTCTGGTAAATTTGAGAAGTTCTTCTGGGGTGCTGACGAAGTTATGATCCCAACTTACAAAACTACTGCAGAAGCAAAAGCTGCTCAGCCACAAGCTGATGTACTTTTAAACTTCGCATCATTCAGAACTGCTTATGATGTAACTATGGAAGCTTTAGAAATCGGTGGTTTCAAATCTATCATGATTACTGCTGAAGGTATCCCTGAAAGATTAGCAAGAAAAATGAACCAAACTGCTCGTGATGCTGGTGTTATCGTTATCGGACCTGCAACAGTTGGTGGTATCTCTCCAGGTGCATTCAAAATTGCTAACGTTGGTGGTACAATTGAAAATATCGTAAACTCTAAACTTCACCGTGCAGGTTCTTGTGGTCTTGTAACTCGTTCTGGTGGTTTATTCAACGAACTTTCAAACATTATTGCGATTAATGCTGATGGTATTGCAGAAGGTGTTGCGATCGGTGGTGACCGTTTCGTAGGTTCTGTTTTCATCGATAACCTTCTTCGTATGCAAGATAATCCAGAAGTTAAATATATGATTCTTCTTGGTGAAGTTGGTGGTACTGAAGAGTACAAAGTAATCGAAGCTGTTAAATCAGGAAAAATTACTAAACCAATCATCGCATGGTGTATCGGTACAATTGCTAAATATTATGATTCAGGTGTTCAATTCGGTCACGCTGGTGCATCTGCAAATGCTGCTGCTGAAACTGCTGAAGCTAAAAATAAAGCAATGGCTGAAGCTGGTATCTATGTACCTGCAACTTTCAATGATTTACCGGCAAAAATTGCTGAAGTTTACGGTAAATTAAAAGCTGAGGGTGTAATTAAAGATATCGCTGAGCCGGAAATGAATGTTGTACCAAAAGTTAGACGTTCAAAACAATTCATCTGTACAATTTCTGATGATAGAGGTGAAGAAGCTACTTACGCAGGATTCCCAATCTCTTCAGTTGCTTTACCAAGTACTGGTAAAGGTATCGGTGATGTTATTTCACTTCTTTGGTTCAAAAAACAATATCCAAAATGGGCTACAGATTTCATCGAAACTGTAATCAAAACTGTTGCTGACCACGGTCCGGCAGTATCTGGTGCTCACAATGCGAAAGTAACTGCACGTGCTGGTAAATCAGTTGTTGAATCACTTGTAACTGGTCTTTTAACAATCGGTCCAAGATTCGGTGGTGCAATTGACGGTGCTGCAGAGCATTTCAAATATGCAGACGATAACGGTTTAACTCCGGCTGAATTCCTAAACCATATGAAAAAATTAGGTATTCCGATCCCAGGTATCGGTCACCGTATTAAATCTCTTAAAAACCCAGACCTTCGTGTTAAAGGTTTAATGGATTATGCAGCGGAAAATTTCCCTAAAACTCCATTACTTGACTATGCTAGAACTGTTGAAGCTCTAACTACAAGTAAAAAAGAGAACTTAATTCTTAACGTTGACGGTACTATCGGTATCTTAATGGTAGATATGTGGAGAGCATTAGGTTACCCTGAAGAAGAGATCAATGAATTTATCGCTTCTGGTACACTAAACGCATTCTTCATCGCTGGACGTACAATCGGTTTCATCGGTCACGTACTTGATGAAAAACGTCTTGCAATGCCAATGTATCGCCATCCAATGGACGATATCCTTTACGACGTACAAAAAGCAGAAGAGATTTAA